In one Oryza glaberrima chromosome 2, OglaRS2, whole genome shotgun sequence genomic region, the following are encoded:
- the LOC127761830 gene encoding uncharacterized protein LOC127761830: MASSGGVVVEAFTEEEHEVAAILRDLADLVRARHRRRRRRRVQREEIPSWGCRRPRTTPGEKKPAPPADVGRRHEAAASPDTPLAFLVPDESSGDDVAARAAPPRKAPASHAEWVEEQRAVVASLSQENSHLSKQIEEYRVRLQSSRSTNDGLKQMQRKLKRQREHEEEEEVNRKRRVEAAAAADIVRPAPVLDLNEPARAPEEDDDDAVAVAAAAAAAAAAAAEWYHLGQKRAAMACKAAMTAEARLRRQQIRRDKAAARRAG; the protein is encoded by the exons atggcgagcagcggtggcgtcgtcgtcgaggcgTTCACCGAGGAGGAGCATGAGGTGGCCGCCATCCTCCGCGACCTGGCCGACCTCGTGCgcgcgcgccatcgccgccgccgcagacgccgCGTCCAGCGCGAGGAGATCCCCTCGTGGGGATGTCGCCGGCCGAGGACGACGCCTGGGGAGAAgaagccggcgccgcccgcggaCGTGGGGCGGCGACATGAGGCCGCCGCCAGCCCCGACACGCCGCTCGCGTTCCTCGTCCCCGACgagagcagcggcgacgacgtggcggcgagggcggcgccgcccagGAAGGCGCCGGCGTCGCACGCGGAG TGGGTTGAGGAGcagcgcgccgtcgtcgcgagCTTGTCGCAGGAAAACTCGCATCTATCCAAG CAAATCGAGGAGTACAGAGTCCGGCTACAGAGCTCGAGGAGCACCAATGACGGATTGAAGCAGATGCAGCGCAAG CTGAAGCGGCAGCGGGAgcatgaggaggaagaggaggtgaATCGGAAGcggcgggtggaggcggcggcggcagccgacATTGtccggccggcgccggtgctGGACCTGAACGagccggcgcgggcgccggaggaggacgacgacgatgccgtcgccgtcgccgccgcggcggcggcggcggcggcggcggcggcggagtggtaCCACCTGGGACAGAagcgggcggcgatggcgtgcaAGGCGGCGATGACCGCGGAGGCGCGGCTCCGGCGGCAACAGATCCGGCGTGACaaggcggcagcgcggcgagcAGGATGA
- the LOC127764586 gene encoding uncharacterized protein LOC127764586 isoform X2, with amino-acid sequence MVDMEKKREKLVAGLTRRHMIRSGSSSSSSPTAAAAADSNKNVSEGGDQNLISRQKKGKAKVLKWRLSNTDMDMKGEEGGSDGDYDDTVLSSLTTASFSSLISRKRVKSLGKVAEDCDAIDPPVPRKLRSAINKRASQTVSTSPRHVKKRRHLSAISSQTFLMDRETRCNAIPLANHFSKEEEVVVDALLSLSQIPHLCELSSDRGMAEDNLDLHVTSVSYSAGATKVDEKISALPTAGTEVANQPALDEPVERTGNVSQINHVPCGGTCNNTNPTLSNDGQIHDISLGIVTNLPSPSKDYNNSRKQLKVQFDNSTIHPTKIEAPRCLENSKKPDILEHDRKNVKNNTAQEIVPPVQTSKPCASHRPSSNTLASCNNTAAETVKGTGEHENLSLVNKNGTPSKTWKRSITHVYMCHLIQMHLDKEKASQNRVKPEEVCHSHISRSPDGSTISKNGAQDEKFYALHFDVRLPVQPSCSVCDTTIARQKMVSGNFLNLPTSAALSGVQHVQYLHPPIAPRGAMPYPIQHLPYTRGNLTHTALLLQQQMPQYMCNPNPAIMKIQQQLMPNQHQHQQQQQMWQFQFPQYHHPRPDAAAAAVSAAWQHSSRLHDVSSLRPVAVLPAPPPPPPPQMELFCSPYHGGSRQPPQLRLI; translated from the exons ATGGTGGAtatggagaagaagagggagaagcTGGTGGCTGGGCTCACAAGAAGACACATGATAAGGAGtggctcctcctcttcctcctctcctactgctgctgctgctgctg ACAGCAACAAAAATGTGAGTGAAGGTGGAGATCAAAACCTGATATCTAggcagaagaaaggaaaggcAAAGGTTTTGAAGTGGAGATTAAGCAACACTGACATGGACATgaaaggggaggaaggaggttCTGATGGAGACTACGATGATACAGTGCTCTCCTCACTGACCACAGCTAGCTTCAGCAGTCTGATTAGTAGGAAGAGAGTGAAGAGCCTTGGGAAG GTGGCTGAGGATTGTGATGCTATTGATCCACCGGTTCCTAGAAAATTAAGATCAG CCATAAATAAACGTGCCAGTCAAACTGTTTCTACATCACCGCGGCATGTCAAGAAGAGGCGCCATCTTTCAGCTATCAGCTCTCAGACTTTCCTTATGGATCGAGAAACAAGATGTAATGCAATCCCG TTGGCGAATCATTTttcgaaggaggaggaggtagttGTGGATGCTTTGCTATCTTTATCTCAAATACCCCATCTTTGTGAACTGTCGTCCGACAGAGGAATGGCAGAAGATAACTTAGATTTACATGTTACTTCAGTGTCTTATTCAGCAG GAGCAACAAAGGTGGATGAGAAAATATCGGCATTGCCAACTGCCGGTACGGAAGTAGCTAACCAACCTGCCCTTGATGAACCAGTGGAACGAACTGGCAATGTTTCACAAATAAATCATGTGCCTTGTGGTGGTACCTGCAACAACACAAATCCAACTTTGTCAAATGATGGGCAAATACATGATATTTCTTTGGGAATTGTAACGAATTTACCGAGCCCATCTAAAGACTACAATAACAG TCGGAAGCAACTGAAAGTGCAGTTTGATAATAGTACAATTCATCCCACAAAGATAGAAGCCCCTCGGTGCCTG GAAAATTCTAAGAAGCCTGATATTCTGGAACATGACAGGAAAAATGTCAAGAATAACACTGCCCAAG AAATTGTGCCACCGGTCCAGACTTCAAAACCTTGTGCCTCGCATAG GCCATCTTCAAACACACTGGCGTCGTGTAATAATACTGCTGCCGAAACTGTGAAAGGAACTGGAGAACATGAGAAT CTTTCCCTCGTTAATAAAAATGGTACCCCCTCGAAGACATGGAAGAGAAGCATTACCCATGTCTACATGTGTCATCTCATCCAAATGCATTTGGACAAAGAGAAGGCATCACAAAACCGGGTAAAACCTGAGGAAGTTTGTCACAGTCACATTTCAAGGTCTCCAGACGGTTCTACCATAAGTAAGAATGGTGCACAAGACGAGAAGTTCTACGCCTTGCATTTCGATGTAAGGCTACCTGTTCAGCCATCTTGCAGTGTTTGCGACACGACCATTGCCCGACAAAAGATG GTCAGTGGTAATTTTCTGAACTTGCCCACTTCTGCGGCGTTATCAGGGGTGCAGCATGTTCAGTATTTACATCCCCCGATCGCTCCCCGCGGTGCAATGCCATATCCAATTCAGCATCTCCCTTACACCAGGGGGAATTTGACGCACACTGCACTACTACTTCAACAG CAGATGCCACAGTACATGTGCAATCCAAACCCAGCCATTATGAAGATTCAGCAGCAGCTCATGCCCaatcagcatcagcatcagcagcagcagcagatgtgGCAGTTTCAATTCCCTCAATACCATCATCCAAGgccagacgccgccgccgccgccgtgtcggcgGCGTGGCAGCACAGCAGCCGGCTCCACGACGTCTCTTCCCTGCGTCCGGTGGCCGTGctgcctgcgccgccgccgccaccgccgccgcagatgGAGCTCTTCTGCTCGCCGTACCATGGCGGCAGCAGACAGCCGCCGCAGCTGAGGTTGATCTAG
- the LOC127764586 gene encoding uncharacterized protein LOC127764586 isoform X3, whose protein sequence is MVDMEKKREKLVAGLTRRHMIRSGSSSSSSPTAAAAADSNKNVSEGGDQNLISRQKKGKAKVLKWRLSNTDMDMKGEEGGSDGDYDDTVLSSLTTASFSSLISRKRVKSLGKVAEDCDAIDPPVPRKLRSAINKRASQTVSTSPRHVKKRRHLSAISSQTFLMDRETRCNAIPQLANHFSKEEEVVVDALLSLSQIPHLCELSSDRGMAEDNLDLHVTSVSYSAGATKVDEKISALPTAGTEVANQPALDEPVERTGNVSQINHVPCGGTCNNTNPTLSNDGQIHDISLGIVTNLPSPSKDYNNSRKQLKVQFDNSTIHPTKIEAPRCLENSKKPDILEHDRKNVKNNTAQEIVPPVQTSKPCASHRPSSNTLASCNNTAAETVKGTGEHENLSLVNKNGTPSKTWKRSITHVYMCHLIQMHLDKEKASQNRVKPEEVCHSHISRSPDGSTISKNGAQDEKFYALHFDVRLPVQPSCSVCDTTIARQKMVSGNFLNLPTSAALSGVQHVQYLHPPIAPRGAMPYPIQHLPYTRGNLTHTALLLQQMPQYMCNPNPAIMKIQQQLMPNQHQHQQQQQMWQFQFPQYHHPRPDAAAAAVSAAWQHSSRLHDVSSLRPVAVLPAPPPPPPPQMELFCSPYHGGSRQPPQLRLI, encoded by the exons ATGGTGGAtatggagaagaagagggagaagcTGGTGGCTGGGCTCACAAGAAGACACATGATAAGGAGtggctcctcctcttcctcctctcctactgctgctgctgctgctg ACAGCAACAAAAATGTGAGTGAAGGTGGAGATCAAAACCTGATATCTAggcagaagaaaggaaaggcAAAGGTTTTGAAGTGGAGATTAAGCAACACTGACATGGACATgaaaggggaggaaggaggttCTGATGGAGACTACGATGATACAGTGCTCTCCTCACTGACCACAGCTAGCTTCAGCAGTCTGATTAGTAGGAAGAGAGTGAAGAGCCTTGGGAAG GTGGCTGAGGATTGTGATGCTATTGATCCACCGGTTCCTAGAAAATTAAGATCAG CCATAAATAAACGTGCCAGTCAAACTGTTTCTACATCACCGCGGCATGTCAAGAAGAGGCGCCATCTTTCAGCTATCAGCTCTCAGACTTTCCTTATGGATCGAGAAACAAGATGTAATGCAATCCCG CAGTTGGCGAATCATTTttcgaaggaggaggaggtagttGTGGATGCTTTGCTATCTTTATCTCAAATACCCCATCTTTGTGAACTGTCGTCCGACAGAGGAATGGCAGAAGATAACTTAGATTTACATGTTACTTCAGTGTCTTATTCAGCAG GAGCAACAAAGGTGGATGAGAAAATATCGGCATTGCCAACTGCCGGTACGGAAGTAGCTAACCAACCTGCCCTTGATGAACCAGTGGAACGAACTGGCAATGTTTCACAAATAAATCATGTGCCTTGTGGTGGTACCTGCAACAACACAAATCCAACTTTGTCAAATGATGGGCAAATACATGATATTTCTTTGGGAATTGTAACGAATTTACCGAGCCCATCTAAAGACTACAATAACAG TCGGAAGCAACTGAAAGTGCAGTTTGATAATAGTACAATTCATCCCACAAAGATAGAAGCCCCTCGGTGCCTG GAAAATTCTAAGAAGCCTGATATTCTGGAACATGACAGGAAAAATGTCAAGAATAACACTGCCCAAG AAATTGTGCCACCGGTCCAGACTTCAAAACCTTGTGCCTCGCATAG GCCATCTTCAAACACACTGGCGTCGTGTAATAATACTGCTGCCGAAACTGTGAAAGGAACTGGAGAACATGAGAAT CTTTCCCTCGTTAATAAAAATGGTACCCCCTCGAAGACATGGAAGAGAAGCATTACCCATGTCTACATGTGTCATCTCATCCAAATGCATTTGGACAAAGAGAAGGCATCACAAAACCGGGTAAAACCTGAGGAAGTTTGTCACAGTCACATTTCAAGGTCTCCAGACGGTTCTACCATAAGTAAGAATGGTGCACAAGACGAGAAGTTCTACGCCTTGCATTTCGATGTAAGGCTACCTGTTCAGCCATCTTGCAGTGTTTGCGACACGACCATTGCCCGACAAAAGATG GTCAGTGGTAATTTTCTGAACTTGCCCACTTCTGCGGCGTTATCAGGGGTGCAGCATGTTCAGTATTTACATCCCCCGATCGCTCCCCGCGGTGCAATGCCATATCCAATTCAGCATCTCCCTTACACCAGGGGGAATTTGACGCACACTGCACTACTACTTCAACAG ATGCCACAGTACATGTGCAATCCAAACCCAGCCATTATGAAGATTCAGCAGCAGCTCATGCCCaatcagcatcagcatcagcagcagcagcagatgtgGCAGTTTCAATTCCCTCAATACCATCATCCAAGgccagacgccgccgccgccgccgtgtcggcgGCGTGGCAGCACAGCAGCCGGCTCCACGACGTCTCTTCCCTGCGTCCGGTGGCCGTGctgcctgcgccgccgccgccaccgccgccgcagatgGAGCTCTTCTGCTCGCCGTACCATGGCGGCAGCAGACAGCCGCCGCAGCTGAGGTTGATCTAG
- the LOC127764586 gene encoding uncharacterized protein LOC127764586 isoform X4, which yields MVDMEKKREKLVAGLTRRHMIRSGSSSSSSPTAAAAADSNKNVSEGGDQNLISRQKKGKAKVLKWRLSNTDMDMKGEEGGSDGDYDDTVLSSLTTASFSSLISRKRVKSLGKVAEDCDAIDPPVPRKLRSAINKRASQTVSTSPRHVKKRRHLSAISSQTFLMDRETRCNAIPLANHFSKEEEVVVDALLSLSQIPHLCELSSDRGMAEDNLDLHVTSVSYSAGATKVDEKISALPTAGTEVANQPALDEPVERTGNVSQINHVPCGGTCNNTNPTLSNDGQIHDISLGIVTNLPSPSKDYNNSRKQLKVQFDNSTIHPTKIEAPRCLENSKKPDILEHDRKNVKNNTAQEIVPPVQTSKPCASHRPSSNTLASCNNTAAETVKGTGEHENLSLVNKNGTPSKTWKRSITHVYMCHLIQMHLDKEKASQNRVKPEEVCHSHISRSPDGSTISKNGAQDEKFYALHFDVRLPVQPSCSVCDTTIARQKMVSGNFLNLPTSAALSGVQHVQYLHPPIAPRGAMPYPIQHLPYTRGNLTHTALLLQQMPQYMCNPNPAIMKIQQQLMPNQHQHQQQQQMWQFQFPQYHHPRPDAAAAAVSAAWQHSSRLHDVSSLRPVAVLPAPPPPPPPQMELFCSPYHGGSRQPPQLRLI from the exons ATGGTGGAtatggagaagaagagggagaagcTGGTGGCTGGGCTCACAAGAAGACACATGATAAGGAGtggctcctcctcttcctcctctcctactgctgctgctgctgctg ACAGCAACAAAAATGTGAGTGAAGGTGGAGATCAAAACCTGATATCTAggcagaagaaaggaaaggcAAAGGTTTTGAAGTGGAGATTAAGCAACACTGACATGGACATgaaaggggaggaaggaggttCTGATGGAGACTACGATGATACAGTGCTCTCCTCACTGACCACAGCTAGCTTCAGCAGTCTGATTAGTAGGAAGAGAGTGAAGAGCCTTGGGAAG GTGGCTGAGGATTGTGATGCTATTGATCCACCGGTTCCTAGAAAATTAAGATCAG CCATAAATAAACGTGCCAGTCAAACTGTTTCTACATCACCGCGGCATGTCAAGAAGAGGCGCCATCTTTCAGCTATCAGCTCTCAGACTTTCCTTATGGATCGAGAAACAAGATGTAATGCAATCCCG TTGGCGAATCATTTttcgaaggaggaggaggtagttGTGGATGCTTTGCTATCTTTATCTCAAATACCCCATCTTTGTGAACTGTCGTCCGACAGAGGAATGGCAGAAGATAACTTAGATTTACATGTTACTTCAGTGTCTTATTCAGCAG GAGCAACAAAGGTGGATGAGAAAATATCGGCATTGCCAACTGCCGGTACGGAAGTAGCTAACCAACCTGCCCTTGATGAACCAGTGGAACGAACTGGCAATGTTTCACAAATAAATCATGTGCCTTGTGGTGGTACCTGCAACAACACAAATCCAACTTTGTCAAATGATGGGCAAATACATGATATTTCTTTGGGAATTGTAACGAATTTACCGAGCCCATCTAAAGACTACAATAACAG TCGGAAGCAACTGAAAGTGCAGTTTGATAATAGTACAATTCATCCCACAAAGATAGAAGCCCCTCGGTGCCTG GAAAATTCTAAGAAGCCTGATATTCTGGAACATGACAGGAAAAATGTCAAGAATAACACTGCCCAAG AAATTGTGCCACCGGTCCAGACTTCAAAACCTTGTGCCTCGCATAG GCCATCTTCAAACACACTGGCGTCGTGTAATAATACTGCTGCCGAAACTGTGAAAGGAACTGGAGAACATGAGAAT CTTTCCCTCGTTAATAAAAATGGTACCCCCTCGAAGACATGGAAGAGAAGCATTACCCATGTCTACATGTGTCATCTCATCCAAATGCATTTGGACAAAGAGAAGGCATCACAAAACCGGGTAAAACCTGAGGAAGTTTGTCACAGTCACATTTCAAGGTCTCCAGACGGTTCTACCATAAGTAAGAATGGTGCACAAGACGAGAAGTTCTACGCCTTGCATTTCGATGTAAGGCTACCTGTTCAGCCATCTTGCAGTGTTTGCGACACGACCATTGCCCGACAAAAGATG GTCAGTGGTAATTTTCTGAACTTGCCCACTTCTGCGGCGTTATCAGGGGTGCAGCATGTTCAGTATTTACATCCCCCGATCGCTCCCCGCGGTGCAATGCCATATCCAATTCAGCATCTCCCTTACACCAGGGGGAATTTGACGCACACTGCACTACTACTTCAACAG ATGCCACAGTACATGTGCAATCCAAACCCAGCCATTATGAAGATTCAGCAGCAGCTCATGCCCaatcagcatcagcatcagcagcagcagcagatgtgGCAGTTTCAATTCCCTCAATACCATCATCCAAGgccagacgccgccgccgccgccgtgtcggcgGCGTGGCAGCACAGCAGCCGGCTCCACGACGTCTCTTCCCTGCGTCCGGTGGCCGTGctgcctgcgccgccgccgccaccgccgccgcagatgGAGCTCTTCTGCTCGCCGTACCATGGCGGCAGCAGACAGCCGCCGCAGCTGAGGTTGATCTAG
- the LOC127764586 gene encoding uncharacterized protein LOC127764586 isoform X1: MVDMEKKREKLVAGLTRRHMIRSGSSSSSSPTAAAAADSNKNVSEGGDQNLISRQKKGKAKVLKWRLSNTDMDMKGEEGGSDGDYDDTVLSSLTTASFSSLISRKRVKSLGKVAEDCDAIDPPVPRKLRSAINKRASQTVSTSPRHVKKRRHLSAISSQTFLMDRETRCNAIPQLANHFSKEEEVVVDALLSLSQIPHLCELSSDRGMAEDNLDLHVTSVSYSAGATKVDEKISALPTAGTEVANQPALDEPVERTGNVSQINHVPCGGTCNNTNPTLSNDGQIHDISLGIVTNLPSPSKDYNNSRKQLKVQFDNSTIHPTKIEAPRCLENSKKPDILEHDRKNVKNNTAQEIVPPVQTSKPCASHRPSSNTLASCNNTAAETVKGTGEHENLSLVNKNGTPSKTWKRSITHVYMCHLIQMHLDKEKASQNRVKPEEVCHSHISRSPDGSTISKNGAQDEKFYALHFDVRLPVQPSCSVCDTTIARQKMVSGNFLNLPTSAALSGVQHVQYLHPPIAPRGAMPYPIQHLPYTRGNLTHTALLLQQQMPQYMCNPNPAIMKIQQQLMPNQHQHQQQQQMWQFQFPQYHHPRPDAAAAAVSAAWQHSSRLHDVSSLRPVAVLPAPPPPPPPQMELFCSPYHGGSRQPPQLRLI; encoded by the exons ATGGTGGAtatggagaagaagagggagaagcTGGTGGCTGGGCTCACAAGAAGACACATGATAAGGAGtggctcctcctcttcctcctctcctactgctgctgctgctgctg ACAGCAACAAAAATGTGAGTGAAGGTGGAGATCAAAACCTGATATCTAggcagaagaaaggaaaggcAAAGGTTTTGAAGTGGAGATTAAGCAACACTGACATGGACATgaaaggggaggaaggaggttCTGATGGAGACTACGATGATACAGTGCTCTCCTCACTGACCACAGCTAGCTTCAGCAGTCTGATTAGTAGGAAGAGAGTGAAGAGCCTTGGGAAG GTGGCTGAGGATTGTGATGCTATTGATCCACCGGTTCCTAGAAAATTAAGATCAG CCATAAATAAACGTGCCAGTCAAACTGTTTCTACATCACCGCGGCATGTCAAGAAGAGGCGCCATCTTTCAGCTATCAGCTCTCAGACTTTCCTTATGGATCGAGAAACAAGATGTAATGCAATCCCG CAGTTGGCGAATCATTTttcgaaggaggaggaggtagttGTGGATGCTTTGCTATCTTTATCTCAAATACCCCATCTTTGTGAACTGTCGTCCGACAGAGGAATGGCAGAAGATAACTTAGATTTACATGTTACTTCAGTGTCTTATTCAGCAG GAGCAACAAAGGTGGATGAGAAAATATCGGCATTGCCAACTGCCGGTACGGAAGTAGCTAACCAACCTGCCCTTGATGAACCAGTGGAACGAACTGGCAATGTTTCACAAATAAATCATGTGCCTTGTGGTGGTACCTGCAACAACACAAATCCAACTTTGTCAAATGATGGGCAAATACATGATATTTCTTTGGGAATTGTAACGAATTTACCGAGCCCATCTAAAGACTACAATAACAG TCGGAAGCAACTGAAAGTGCAGTTTGATAATAGTACAATTCATCCCACAAAGATAGAAGCCCCTCGGTGCCTG GAAAATTCTAAGAAGCCTGATATTCTGGAACATGACAGGAAAAATGTCAAGAATAACACTGCCCAAG AAATTGTGCCACCGGTCCAGACTTCAAAACCTTGTGCCTCGCATAG GCCATCTTCAAACACACTGGCGTCGTGTAATAATACTGCTGCCGAAACTGTGAAAGGAACTGGAGAACATGAGAAT CTTTCCCTCGTTAATAAAAATGGTACCCCCTCGAAGACATGGAAGAGAAGCATTACCCATGTCTACATGTGTCATCTCATCCAAATGCATTTGGACAAAGAGAAGGCATCACAAAACCGGGTAAAACCTGAGGAAGTTTGTCACAGTCACATTTCAAGGTCTCCAGACGGTTCTACCATAAGTAAGAATGGTGCACAAGACGAGAAGTTCTACGCCTTGCATTTCGATGTAAGGCTACCTGTTCAGCCATCTTGCAGTGTTTGCGACACGACCATTGCCCGACAAAAGATG GTCAGTGGTAATTTTCTGAACTTGCCCACTTCTGCGGCGTTATCAGGGGTGCAGCATGTTCAGTATTTACATCCCCCGATCGCTCCCCGCGGTGCAATGCCATATCCAATTCAGCATCTCCCTTACACCAGGGGGAATTTGACGCACACTGCACTACTACTTCAACAG CAGATGCCACAGTACATGTGCAATCCAAACCCAGCCATTATGAAGATTCAGCAGCAGCTCATGCCCaatcagcatcagcatcagcagcagcagcagatgtgGCAGTTTCAATTCCCTCAATACCATCATCCAAGgccagacgccgccgccgccgccgtgtcggcgGCGTGGCAGCACAGCAGCCGGCTCCACGACGTCTCTTCCCTGCGTCCGGTGGCCGTGctgcctgcgccgccgccgccaccgccgccgcagatgGAGCTCTTCTGCTCGCCGTACCATGGCGGCAGCAGACAGCCGCCGCAGCTGAGGTTGATCTAG
- the LOC127764564 gene encoding putative HVA22-like protein g encodes MVVSIITRALILILGYAYPAYDCYKTVELNRPEVEQLRFWCQYWILLAVLTVFERVGDNFVSWLPMYSEAKLAFIVYLWYPKTQGTSYVYESFFKPYIGKHEAEIDRNLLELRTRAGDMAVHYFQKIADYSHTRFYEILQYIASQSEAQRSRPQAQQHQQRPPPPRTRQVNPAPPPVPSPSAPPLPPQPPPPRNQAQADKAPIPVAPPGAAVPPAQPQPQPPQAGAEAVTTESTEATQAANPPATTASNPHQAPVIPDEETLIQEAIRMTRSRLRRRMGGA; translated from the exons ATGGTCGTCTCAATCATTACCAGAGCTTTAAT ACTTATTCTTGGATATGCATACCCAGCCTATGATTGCTACAAGACAGTGGAGCTGAACAGACCTGAGGTTGAGCAGTTGCGGTTCTGGTGTCAGTACTG GATTTTACTAGCAGTTCTAACTGTTTTTGAGAGAGTTGGGGATAATTTTGTATCATG GTTACCAATGTATAGTGAAGCAAAGCTGGCATTTATCGTGTATCTATGGTATCCCAAGACACAG GGCACTTCCTATGTGTATGAGTCATTCTTCAAGCCGTACATTGGCAAACATGAAGCTGAAATTGATCGCAATCTACTTGAGTTGAGGACTAGAGCTGGTGATATGGCAGTTCATTACTTCCAGAAGATCGCAGACTACAGTCACACAAGGTTCTATGAAATCTTGCAATATATTGCTTCGCAGTCAGAGGCTCAAAGATCTCGTCCTCAG GCACAGCAACACCAGCAGCGTCCACCACCTCCACGGACTCGGCAGGTGAACCCTGCACCGCCGCCTGTTCCTTCACCGTCAgcgcctccgctgccgccacagcCTCCGCCGCCAAGGAACCAAGCTCAAGCTGACAAGGCCCCAATTCCGGTCGCCCCTCCAGGCGCCGCCGTGCCTCCTGCAcagccacagccacagccaCCTCAAGCAGGCGCTGAAGCCGTCACAACGGAGAGCACCGAGGCGACGCAGGCGGCCAAtccaccggcgacgacggcgagcaaccCGCATCAAGCGCCGGTAATACCCGACGAGGAGACGCTCATCCAGGAGGCGATCCGGATGACACGGAGCCGGCTCAGGAGGCGCATGGGTGGAGCTTGA